In Uranotaenia lowii strain MFRU-FL chromosome 2, ASM2978415v1, whole genome shotgun sequence, one genomic interval encodes:
- the LOC129747670 gene encoding methionine aminopeptidase 1D, mitochondrial, whose translation MKFLKAANKLYRDGRRGFFWKKDYDFGTCNLVEPGSVSPECSVPEHITKPDYYYVRNSASDCTGKPEIKTTEQIHRMRESCKLAANILKKTCSMVEVGITTDDIDAFVHNEVIKANAYPSPLRYMGFPKSVCTSVNNVACHGIPDDRKLLDGDIINIDITVFYQGYHGDCSRTVNVGNVDKRGRYLVDSTEGSLNESILCCGPGQPLCVIGKSIEKYAKRKDLTVMPAFLGHGIGSFFHGPPDIFHFDNNYPGVMRPGMTFTIEPILTLGGQDAAILEDDWTAVSVDNARSAQFEHTVLITDNGCEVLTVPD comes from the exons ATGAAGTTTCTTAAAGCCGCTAACAAACTTTACCGGGACGGCCGACGGGGATTCTTCTGGAAAAAGGA TTATGACTTCGGTACTTGCAACCTGGTGGAACCGGGGTCGGTTTCCCCCGAATGTTCGGTACCGGAACACATCACGAAACCAGATTACTACTACGTGAGGAACTCGGCTTCCGACTGCACCGGAAAGCCGGAAATCAAAACTACCGAACAAATTCACCGGATGCGCGAAAGCTGTAAGTTAGCTGCCAACATTCTCAAGAAAACGTGCAGCATGGTTGAG GTTGGAATAACAACAGACGATATCGATGCGTTCGTCCACAATGAGGTGATCAAAGCCAATGCTTACCCGTCTCCTCTACGCTACATGGGATTCCCCAAATCGGTTTGTACCTCGGTGAATAATGTTGCGTGTCACGGAATACCCGATGATCGGAAACTTTTGGACGGAGACATTATCAATATTGATATAACGGTATTTTACCAAGGCTATCACGGAGACTGTTCTAGGACCGTTAATGTGGGGAATGTCGACAAACGGGGCCGATATCTAGTGGATAGTACTGAAGGTAGTCTAAATGAGTCGATCCTGTGCTGTGGTCCAGGGCAACCTCTGTGCGTGATTGGTAAATCGATCGAAAAGTACGCTAAACGGAAAGATCTAACCGTTATGCCGGCCTTTCTAGGCCATGGAATCGGGAGCTTTTTCCATGGACCGCCCGACATTTTCCATTTCG ATAACAACTATCCGGGAGTTATGCGACCGGGAATGACGTTCACTATTGAACCCATACTAACCCTAGGAGGGCAAGATGCTGCAATTTTGGAGGACGATTGGACTGCTGTTTCGGTAGACAATGCACGATCGGCTCAATTTGAGCATACAGTTCTGATAACCGATAATGGATGTGAAGTTCTCACCGTACCCGACTAA